Proteins encoded in a region of the Macrobrachium rosenbergii isolate ZJJX-2024 chromosome 34, ASM4041242v1, whole genome shotgun sequence genome:
- the LOC136856009 gene encoding ionotropic receptor 21a-like → MNIRTAITVAAVLAAAARCSSQLRSNLQERMSLEGGTALEEEVGTLLKEVLTGPLQRHNISLMVEEEVEDILRLDSLLRDVPSPTTLLRVPGEGGALVDDFDLLHGVLVAVAHSNFWWPLWKPLSNWFPLAIVLLMLTKSCAVQDILEEAPLLQKSSSVVVFCPFIPKGSQQKISFKVFTWKPYVSGHQLESLGVWDRSSFPSWNSLFVDRFQDFSRKTFTISYSHTDEPVLYRNPDGSLDGTNYRIMKALSHWLHFDISYQEHENNSWEGMRDMVRTGKSDVMINYVTLTLDRTREFDVSIPYQSEGFGMILKVPPPLPLWRNVYYPYSWEVWACVVVSVVACTLFLHMLSFDEERSLMANGMLIAQSLLSHPIPEHPENWRQRWFLCLWDMMAWLLNLCYTCNLIAFLTVPVYPTVIQTAQELADSRYRLCMLDYGEFVDEALHESTHVTLSALGRKLDMVPMRPDLEHWGQEGCVERVLANTHAHLETYYFVNILYHNMGHGASIYPLKEQIYVGNLAFLFRKYTPWKGKFNNGMRRLIEAGLVAKFYKDILSNYENKKDKVSLGGVSPGRTNRKGVSPGVPKESITAPKLLTIAHLQGPFMLLLVGMAAGTLILLGEVVLGTHRGRSPPSQGDGL, encoded by the exons ATGAACATCAGAACAGCAATAACTGTGGCGGCTGTTCTGGCAGCAGCTGCGAGATGTTCTTCCCAGCTTCGGTCTAACCTTCAGGAGAGGATGAGCCTGGAAGGAGGTACAGCCCTCGAGGAGGAAGTCGGAACACTCCTGAAGGAAGTCCTCACAGGCCCTCTGCAGAGACACAACATCTCCCTGATGGTGGAGGAAGAGGTCGAAGACATCCTTCGTCTGGATTCTCTCCTGAGGGACGTTCCTTCCCCAACGACGCTCCTGCGCGTGCCCGGGGAGGGAGGTGCCCTTGTCGATGACTTCGATTTGCTCCATG GTGTTTTAGTTGCTGTGGCACACTCCAACTTCTGGTGGCCCTTATGGAAACCTTTGAGCAACTGGTTTCCGCTAGCCATAGTGCTACTGATGCTGACTAAATCCTGCGCCGTTCAGGACATCCTTGAGGAAGCCCCTCTGTTACAAAAATCCTCGTCAGTTGTGGTCTTCTGCCCTTTTATCCCGAAGGGCTCCCAACAGAAGATATCCTTCAAGGTCTTCACCTGGAAGCCCTACGTCTCTGGGCACCAGTTGGAAAGCCTGGGTGTCTGGGATCGGTCGTCTTTCCCCTCCTGGAACAGCCTCTTCGTCGATCGATTCCAGGACTTTTCCAGGAAAACCTTCACCATATCCTACAGTCACACGGATGAGCCGGTGCTTTACAGAAATCCTGATGGGTCCCTAGACGGGACTAACTATAGGATTATGAAGGCGCTGTCTCATTGGCTTCATTTCGACATAAGCTATCAAGAACATG AGAACAACTCCTGGGAGGGAATGAGGGACATGGTACGCACTGGCAAGTCTGACGTGATGATCAATTACGTCACTCTCACTCTGGATAGAACTAGGGAATTTGATGTCTCCATCCCTTACCAAAGTGAAGG CTTTGGCATGATCTTGAAGGTCCCCCCTCCCCTGCCTCTCTGGAGGAACGTCTACTATCCTTACTCCTGGGAAGTCTGGGCTTGCGTGGTCGTCTCCGTAGTGGCTTGCACGCTCTTCCTCCACATGCTCAGTTTTGATGAGGAGAGATCTTTGATGGCAAATGGAATGCTGATTGCTCAG AGTCTGCTGTCCCACCCAATTCCGGAACACCCAGAAAATTGGCGTCAGAGGTGGTTCCTTTGTCTCTGGGACATGATGGCTTGGCTCCTCAATCTCTGTTACACCTGCAATCTCATCGCCTTCTTGACTGTCCCCGTCTACCCAACGGTGATCCAGACGGCGCAGGAACTGGCAGACAGTAGATATAG ACTGTGCATGCTGGACTACGGGGAATTCGTGGACGAAGCTCTCCATGAATCCACACACGTAACACTCTCTGCCCTCGGACGCAAATTAGACATGGTCCCTATGCGGCCCGATCTAGAGCACTGGGGCCAGGAAGGCTGCGTCGAGAGGGTGCTGGCAAACACTCACGCCCACCTGGAGACTTACTACTTCGTCAACATCCTCTACCACAACATGGGGCACGGGGCCTCAATATACCCGCTGAAGGAGCAGATATACGTTGGCAACCTGGCGTTCCTCTTCAGGAAGTACACTCCCTGGAAGGGGAAGTTCAACAACGGCATGAGGAGGCTGATAGAGGCGGGGCTTGTGGCGAAGTTCTACAAGGACATCCTCAGCAACTATGAGAATAAGAAGGATAAAGTAAGTCTGGGTGGAGTGAGTCCTGGGCGCACAAACAGGAAGGGAGTCAGTCCAGGGGTTCCTAAG GAGAGCATAACAGCACCCAAACTCCTGACGATAGCCCACCTCCAGGGACCCTTCATGCTCCTGCTGGTGGGTATGGCAGCGGGCACCCTCATCCTCCTGGGGGAGGTAGTCCTTGGCACCCACCGGGGGCGTAGTCCACCCTCCCAAGGGGATGGCCTCTAG